One genomic segment of Terrihabitans soli includes these proteins:
- a CDS encoding YjgN family protein, with protein MIFSGPKGIFVRLCIRGGLLELVTLGFYRFWLTTDIRRHLWAHTSVGGDPAEYTGRARELLIGFLIAMAVLVPIYAGFFVLTLEAERIQAFASVPLGLLFYVLIQYAIYRARRYRVTRTVWRGLRFSMGGSGWGYAWRAVLWTLFAALTLGIAWPWRTAALERYMMQHTAYGSLQGEFHGKGWDLFKQVWYLPLVFPIALILVIGLPVIVAWFRAIEYRWWISNLKLGDVSFECDIDNGDLILPYIMVWVWSAVAGAVFFAVVVGGSFGIAYAGFSEEEIAILMQHPAAIAGFAGLYLLLAIATGVAMRVYLMRDFWAKIVSMTEVYNLSAADNVEGQGELASAIGEGFADGLDIGGF; from the coding sequence ATGATCTTTTCGGGCCCTAAAGGGATCTTCGTCCGGCTCTGCATAAGAGGCGGCCTGCTTGAGCTGGTCACGCTCGGCTTCTACCGGTTCTGGTTGACGACCGATATCCGGCGCCATTTATGGGCCCATACCTCTGTCGGCGGCGATCCGGCGGAATATACCGGCCGCGCCCGCGAGCTTCTGATCGGCTTTCTGATCGCGATGGCGGTCCTTGTGCCGATTTATGCCGGGTTCTTCGTGCTGACACTGGAAGCCGAACGCATCCAGGCGTTCGCCAGCGTGCCGCTTGGCCTTCTGTTCTACGTCCTCATCCAATACGCCATCTACCGCGCGCGCCGTTACCGCGTGACGCGCACGGTCTGGCGCGGCCTGCGCTTTTCGATGGGCGGATCGGGTTGGGGCTATGCCTGGCGTGCGGTGCTCTGGACGCTGTTCGCCGCGCTGACTCTCGGCATCGCCTGGCCGTGGCGCACAGCCGCGCTTGAACGCTACATGATGCAGCATACGGCCTATGGCTCGTTGCAGGGCGAGTTTCACGGCAAGGGCTGGGACCTCTTCAAACAAGTCTGGTATCTGCCGCTCGTGTTTCCGATCGCGCTTATCCTCGTGATCGGCCTGCCGGTGATCGTCGCCTGGTTCCGCGCCATTGAATACCGCTGGTGGATTTCAAATCTGAAGCTCGGCGATGTCAGCTTCGAATGCGATATCGACAATGGCGATCTCATCCTGCCCTACATCATGGTGTGGGTGTGGTCGGCCGTTGCCGGCGCGGTTTTCTTTGCCGTTGTGGTCGGCGGCTCCTTCGGGATTGCCTATGCCGGCTTCTCCGAAGAAGAGATTGCGATATTGATGCAGCATCCGGCGGCCATCGCCGGCTTCGCCGGTCTTTACCTTCTGCTCGCCATCGCGACCGGCGTTGCCATGCGCGTTTATCTGATGCGCGATTTCTGGGCGAAGATCGTCAGCATGACCGAGGTCTACAATCTTTCGGCCGCCGACAATGTCGAAGGTCAAGGCGAACTCGCCAGCGCCATCGGCGAAGGCTTTGCCGACGGTCTCGATATCGGCGGCTTCTGA
- a CDS encoding M48 family metallopeptidase produces MSADAPMLAVFYDGASNRKHRVELQAGEKLDIVEDGVVLDAWVFQDIRRVDGDMALRLTSISAPPLARIDIDDAATAERLNALLPKTEHLQEKRQTVRIIGWSLAAIASIILMILYGIPFVAERLTPLVPRDLETRLGEAVDSQFLSLTGAKTCSGIQGRRAFAKLMQKINGGHPVEAEVLSLDMVNAVTLPGDKVYLFKGMLEKAESVDEIAGVMAHEVGHARHRHGLETLIQTGGTSYLLGLLFGDITGSTAVIFAAQSLLDASHSRDAETEADDFAVEAMTKLGRSPVPLGEFLKRLTGDQTATILDSHPVSSERLARIRQSDVKTTGPALLTDAEWDALKDICKS; encoded by the coding sequence ATGTCCGCTGATGCGCCCATGCTTGCGGTGTTCTACGACGGGGCGTCGAACCGCAAGCACAGAGTGGAACTTCAAGCTGGCGAAAAGCTGGACATCGTCGAAGACGGCGTGGTGCTCGATGCCTGGGTGTTCCAGGATATCCGCCGGGTCGACGGCGACATGGCGCTGCGTCTCACTTCGATTTCAGCACCCCCGCTGGCGCGCATCGATATCGACGACGCAGCGACGGCCGAGCGGCTGAACGCTCTCTTGCCGAAGACTGAGCATCTGCAGGAAAAGCGGCAGACCGTACGCATTATCGGTTGGTCGCTCGCAGCCATCGCCTCGATTATTTTGATGATCCTTTATGGCATCCCGTTCGTCGCCGAGCGCCTGACGCCGCTCGTGCCGCGCGATCTCGAAACGCGGCTCGGCGAGGCCGTGGACAGCCAGTTTCTCAGCCTCACCGGCGCCAAGACCTGCTCCGGCATCCAGGGCCGCCGGGCGTTTGCAAAACTGATGCAGAAGATCAATGGCGGGCACCCGGTCGAAGCCGAAGTGCTCTCGCTCGACATGGTCAATGCCGTCACTCTGCCCGGCGACAAGGTCTATCTGTTCAAAGGCATGCTTGAGAAGGCCGAGAGCGTCGACGAGATCGCCGGCGTCATGGCGCATGAAGTGGGTCATGCGCGGCACCGGCACGGGTTGGAAACACTCATCCAGACCGGCGGCACATCCTATCTGCTCGGCCTTCTGTTCGGCGACATCACCGGCTCGACGGCGGTCATCTTCGCCGCGCAGTCTCTTCTCGACGCATCGCATTCACGCGATGCCGAAACCGAAGCCGACGATTTCGCTGTCGAAGCGATGACCAAACTCGGCCGCTCACCCGTGCCGCTGGGTGAATTCCTGAAAAGGCTGACCGGTGATCAGACGGCGACGATCCTCGACAGCCATCCGGTGAGTTCGGAGCGGCTCGCGCGGATACGGCAGTCTGACGTCAAGACGACCGGACCCGCGCTTCTGACCGATGCGGAATGGGACGCGCTCAAGGATATCTGCAAGAGCTAA
- a CDS encoding GlsB/YeaQ/YmgE family stress response membrane protein, protein MEGVGWFATIVIGILAGFIAEKVMSRSHGLITNLIVGLVGALLGGWLAGVLGIAFHGWWASLLVSSVGAIVLLFLLGIFRGRPSA, encoded by the coding sequence ATGGAAGGCGTTGGTTGGTTTGCAACAATCGTGATCGGCATTCTTGCGGGCTTCATCGCCGAGAAGGTGATGAGCCGCAGTCACGGCCTGATCACCAATCTCATCGTCGGCCTTGTCGGCGCGCTGCTCGGCGGCTGGCTCGCCGGCGTCCTCGGCATCGCGTTCCACGGCTGGTGGGCGAGCCTTCTCGTCTCGTCGGTCGGCGCGATCGTGCTGCTTTTCCTTCTGGGCATCTTCCGAGGCCGTCCGTCGGCCTGA